From a single Rosa rugosa chromosome 7, drRosRugo1.1, whole genome shotgun sequence genomic region:
- the LOC133721765 gene encoding NAC domain-containing protein 54 isoform X1 → MAPVSLPPGFRFHPTDEELVAYYLKRKINGRKIELEVIPEVDLYKCEPWDLPGKSLLPSKDLEWYFFSPRDRKYPNGSRTNRATKAGYWKATGKDRKVNSQTRAVGMKKTLVYYRGRAPHGIRTDWVMHEYRLDERECETAQGLQVQDAYALCRIFKKTATGPKIGEHYGSTSSTTNYQLTSDHHSSSVELYSDSRGDQDFESSRYNNQMAMNTPCSSNMVHTSSSSSLDHMGRKRDGKWTQFLSKDAFNSFSSFPNQGAIPYPPSKVDIALECARLQHRLTLPPLEVEDFPHVGFTDFKTLQYSDPGLEGTGTETDALQEILSVAHVSQEMINQSNNFADQTWGSANYAPGANDFSFMVDRDAHYNQITTHHDMNPMRYVDKPWENSYIRSIEIGDLEDDDFRTDNTMENLRWIGMSDKDLEKSFTEEHKIVPIENIASFRREEQGHEVQGDQTEHRSGMIKEFNDSETNDFSLGFINDDPDENFLHDGNIEADYSPSPSFEVIEEIQVNHGMFVSTRQVAETFFHQIMPSETVKVHLNPVLVHSYLVEKVDDAQEKPKNIKGSFFEMFKEFVKEKFVGVTRSTNPWRKMASAMVCAVTLLLMHTIYVGERLEDEKLMDTFSTTTTTTAIVMEGKGTSNIISNKKKKVCLVNIRGGSSCSLFLKKIGIFLTVSLALCTMWANHNIITS, encoded by the exons ATGGCTCCTGTTTCATTGCCTCCTGGTTTTCGGTTCCACCCCACAGACGAAGAACTTGTTGCTTATTACCTCAAGAGAAAAATCAACGGCCGAAAGATCGAATTAGAGGTCATCCCTGAAGTTGATCTCTACAAGTGTGAGCCTTGGGACTTACCAG GAAAGTCATTACTACCTAGCAAAGATCTGGAGTGGTATTTCTTCAGTCCTCGAGATCGAAAGTATCCTAATGGATCGAGGACCAATCGTGCAACTAAGGCCGGATATTGGAAGGCAACCGGAAAGGACCGCAAAGTAAACTCACAGACACGGGCTGTAGGCATGAAGAAAACCCTAGTTTATTACAGAGGAAGAGCACCCCATGGCATACGAACTGATTGGGTTATGCATGAATATCGTCTCGACGAGAGGGAGTGTGAAACTGCACAAGGCTTGCAGGTTCAg GATGCATATGCGCTTTGCCGTATTTTTAAGAAGACTGCAACTGGGCCAAAGATAGGAGAGCATTATGGTAGCACAAGTAGTACTACTAATTATCAACTTACCAGTGACCACCATTCGTCTAGCGTTGAGCTATACTCTGATTCAAGAGGTGATCAAGATTTTGAGAGCTCCCGCTACAATAATCAGATGGCAATGAATACTCCATGCTCTTCAAACATGGTTCATAcatcctcttcatcttctcttgATCATATGGGTAGAAAGAGGGATGGAAAATGGACCCAGTTCTTATCGAAGGACGCATTTAATAGCTTTTCCTCATTTCCCAATCAGGGAGCCATTCCTTACCCTCCATCTAAG GTTGATATAGCATTGGAGTGTGCAAGGCTGCAGCATCGGCTCACACTTCCTCCGTTAGAAGTGGAGGATTTTCCTCATGTTGGGTTTACCGACTTCAAAACCCTGCAATATTCAGATCCTGGACTTGAGGGCACAGGTACAGAAACTGATGCGTTGCAAGAAATTCTCTCAGTTGCGCATGTTTCTCAAGAAATGATAAATCAGTCCAATAATTTTGCGGATCAAACATGGGGTTCTGCAAACTATGCTCCAGGAGCCAATGATTTCAGCTTTATGGTTGACAGAGATGCTCACTATAATCAGATTACAACTCATCATGACATGAATCCTATGAGATATGTGGACAAGCCGTGGGAAAATTCATATATTAGATCAATTGAAATTGGAGATTTGGAGGATGATGATTTCAGGACAGACAATACAATGGAGAATCTGAGGTGGATAGGAATGTCAGACAAAGATTTGGAGAAG AGTTTCACAGAAGAACACAAGATAGTTCCAATTGAAAACATTGCAAGCTTTCGGAGGGAAGAGCAAGGGCATGAGGTTCAAG GGGATCAAACTGAGCATCGTAGTGGCATGATTAAGGAATTCAATGATAGTGAGACAAATGATTTCTCACTTGGATTCATCAATGATGACCCAGATGAGAACTTCCTCCATGATGGCAACATAGAAGCAGATTATTCGCCTTCCCCGAGTTTTGAAGTCATTGAGGAAATTCAAGTTAATCATGGAATGTTTGTCTCAACCCGTCAAGTGGCTGAGACATTTTTCCACCAGATAATGCCTTCAGAAACAGTTAAGGTCCATCTAAACCCAGTGTTGGTCCACTCCTACTTGGTCGAGAAAGTTGATGATGCGCAAGAAAAACCCAAGAACATTAAAGGTTCTTTCTTCGAAATGTTCAAGGAATTCGTGAAGGAAAAGTTTGTGGGAGTTACAAGATCAACGAATCCATGGAGGAAAATGGCAAGTGCCATGGTTTGTGCTGTTACACTGCTGTTGATGCACACCATTTATGTTGGGGAACGTCTGGAAGATGAGAAATTGATGGATACCTTCAGTACTACAACCACAACCACTGCTATTGTGATGGAAGGAAAAGGTACCTCTAACATTATCagcaacaagaagaaaaaggttTGCTTGGTGAATATAAGAGGTGGGAGTAGTTGTAGCTTGTTTCTGAAGAAGATAGGGATTTTCCTCACTGTGTCTTTGGCTCTTTGTACCATGTGGGCTAACCACAATATAATTACATCTTGA
- the LOC133721765 gene encoding NAC domain-containing protein 54 isoform X2, whose amino-acid sequence MAPVSLPPGFRFHPTDEELVAYYLKRKINGRKIELEVIPEVDLYKCEPWDLPGKSLLPSKDLEWYFFSPRDRKYPNGSRTNRATKAGYWKATGKDRKVNSQTRAVGMKKTLVYYRGRAPHGIRTDWVMHEYRLDERECETAQGLQDAYALCRIFKKTATGPKIGEHYGSTSSTTNYQLTSDHHSSSVELYSDSRGDQDFESSRYNNQMAMNTPCSSNMVHTSSSSSLDHMGRKRDGKWTQFLSKDAFNSFSSFPNQGAIPYPPSKVDIALECARLQHRLTLPPLEVEDFPHVGFTDFKTLQYSDPGLEGTGTETDALQEILSVAHVSQEMINQSNNFADQTWGSANYAPGANDFSFMVDRDAHYNQITTHHDMNPMRYVDKPWENSYIRSIEIGDLEDDDFRTDNTMENLRWIGMSDKDLEKSFTEEHKIVPIENIASFRREEQGHEVQGDQTEHRSGMIKEFNDSETNDFSLGFINDDPDENFLHDGNIEADYSPSPSFEVIEEIQVNHGMFVSTRQVAETFFHQIMPSETVKVHLNPVLVHSYLVEKVDDAQEKPKNIKGSFFEMFKEFVKEKFVGVTRSTNPWRKMASAMVCAVTLLLMHTIYVGERLEDEKLMDTFSTTTTTTAIVMEGKGTSNIISNKKKKVCLVNIRGGSSCSLFLKKIGIFLTVSLALCTMWANHNIITS is encoded by the exons ATGGCTCCTGTTTCATTGCCTCCTGGTTTTCGGTTCCACCCCACAGACGAAGAACTTGTTGCTTATTACCTCAAGAGAAAAATCAACGGCCGAAAGATCGAATTAGAGGTCATCCCTGAAGTTGATCTCTACAAGTGTGAGCCTTGGGACTTACCAG GAAAGTCATTACTACCTAGCAAAGATCTGGAGTGGTATTTCTTCAGTCCTCGAGATCGAAAGTATCCTAATGGATCGAGGACCAATCGTGCAACTAAGGCCGGATATTGGAAGGCAACCGGAAAGGACCGCAAAGTAAACTCACAGACACGGGCTGTAGGCATGAAGAAAACCCTAGTTTATTACAGAGGAAGAGCACCCCATGGCATACGAACTGATTGGGTTATGCATGAATATCGTCTCGACGAGAGGGAGTGTGAAACTGCACAAGGCTTGCAG GATGCATATGCGCTTTGCCGTATTTTTAAGAAGACTGCAACTGGGCCAAAGATAGGAGAGCATTATGGTAGCACAAGTAGTACTACTAATTATCAACTTACCAGTGACCACCATTCGTCTAGCGTTGAGCTATACTCTGATTCAAGAGGTGATCAAGATTTTGAGAGCTCCCGCTACAATAATCAGATGGCAATGAATACTCCATGCTCTTCAAACATGGTTCATAcatcctcttcatcttctcttgATCATATGGGTAGAAAGAGGGATGGAAAATGGACCCAGTTCTTATCGAAGGACGCATTTAATAGCTTTTCCTCATTTCCCAATCAGGGAGCCATTCCTTACCCTCCATCTAAG GTTGATATAGCATTGGAGTGTGCAAGGCTGCAGCATCGGCTCACACTTCCTCCGTTAGAAGTGGAGGATTTTCCTCATGTTGGGTTTACCGACTTCAAAACCCTGCAATATTCAGATCCTGGACTTGAGGGCACAGGTACAGAAACTGATGCGTTGCAAGAAATTCTCTCAGTTGCGCATGTTTCTCAAGAAATGATAAATCAGTCCAATAATTTTGCGGATCAAACATGGGGTTCTGCAAACTATGCTCCAGGAGCCAATGATTTCAGCTTTATGGTTGACAGAGATGCTCACTATAATCAGATTACAACTCATCATGACATGAATCCTATGAGATATGTGGACAAGCCGTGGGAAAATTCATATATTAGATCAATTGAAATTGGAGATTTGGAGGATGATGATTTCAGGACAGACAATACAATGGAGAATCTGAGGTGGATAGGAATGTCAGACAAAGATTTGGAGAAG AGTTTCACAGAAGAACACAAGATAGTTCCAATTGAAAACATTGCAAGCTTTCGGAGGGAAGAGCAAGGGCATGAGGTTCAAG GGGATCAAACTGAGCATCGTAGTGGCATGATTAAGGAATTCAATGATAGTGAGACAAATGATTTCTCACTTGGATTCATCAATGATGACCCAGATGAGAACTTCCTCCATGATGGCAACATAGAAGCAGATTATTCGCCTTCCCCGAGTTTTGAAGTCATTGAGGAAATTCAAGTTAATCATGGAATGTTTGTCTCAACCCGTCAAGTGGCTGAGACATTTTTCCACCAGATAATGCCTTCAGAAACAGTTAAGGTCCATCTAAACCCAGTGTTGGTCCACTCCTACTTGGTCGAGAAAGTTGATGATGCGCAAGAAAAACCCAAGAACATTAAAGGTTCTTTCTTCGAAATGTTCAAGGAATTCGTGAAGGAAAAGTTTGTGGGAGTTACAAGATCAACGAATCCATGGAGGAAAATGGCAAGTGCCATGGTTTGTGCTGTTACACTGCTGTTGATGCACACCATTTATGTTGGGGAACGTCTGGAAGATGAGAAATTGATGGATACCTTCAGTACTACAACCACAACCACTGCTATTGTGATGGAAGGAAAAGGTACCTCTAACATTATCagcaacaagaagaaaaaggttTGCTTGGTGAATATAAGAGGTGGGAGTAGTTGTAGCTTGTTTCTGAAGAAGATAGGGATTTTCCTCACTGTGTCTTTGGCTCTTTGTACCATGTGGGCTAACCACAATATAATTACATCTTGA